The region CACTGTCACCGCGTGCGTCGAGCGCGCGCTGGCCGGCAGCAGCGCCAGCCTGCTCGTAGGCAACTTTGCCCCGCCTTCCGGCCATCTGCTCGGCCTTGCCGACCAGAAGCGCGAATTTGGCGAGGCGGAGTTCTACGCCGAGGTCAACCTGGAACTGGCGCGAAGGCTTCGGCGCGAGGCTCGGGTTCAGATTTTAGACCTGGACCAGCTCACGGCCTATGCCGGCAGGGCAAAGGTTTGGGATCCCCGCCTCTATTACCTCGCGAAGATGCCGTGGCGGGAAAGCTTTCTCCCGTTGCTCGCCGAGCAGATCGTGCGGCAGAGCAAGGTGGCCCTGGGGCGCCTGCGCAAATGCCTCGTGCTCGACCTCGATAACACGCTCTGGGGCGGCATTGTGGGCGAAGCGGGGCCGGACGGTATCAAGGTGGGCCCCGGCGATCCGGAGGGCGAGGCGTTCTTCGACTTCCAGTCGCGAGTACGCGCGCTCAAGGACCGCGGCATCATCCTCGCGCTCTGCAGCAAGAACAATCCTGCCGACGTGCAGGAGGCCTTCGCGCGGCGGACCGAGATGCCGCTCACGCTGGACGACTTCGCGGCGATGGAAATCGGATGGGAGATGAAGCACCTGGGCCTGGAGCGCATCGCCCAGCGGCTCAACATCGGGCTCGACAGCCTCGTCTTCTGCGACGACAACCCGGCCGAGTGCGAGCTGGTGCGCCAGATGCTGCCGCAGGTCGAGGTGCTCGAGCTTCCGAAGGATCCCGCGCAGTTTCCCGCGCTGCTCGACCGGGTCCACGGATTCGACCGGCTCGTACTCTCGGATGAAGACCTGGAGCGCGCCCGGCAGTATCGGGAGAACGCGCAGCGCGGCGAAGCGCGGGGCGCCTTCACCGATCTCGGCGCGTACCTCGCGAGCCTCGGTACGACGATGAGCGTCGGTCGGGCGACGCCGGCCGAGCTCTCGAGAGCGCATCAGCTCTTCGCCAAGACCAACCAGTTCAATACCACGACCCGCCGCTACTCGCTCGCCGAGGTCGAGCGATTTCTCTCGGACCCGAGAGGCGCGCTTTATACCGTCCGCGTGAGCGATCGTTTCGGGGACCTCGGGCTCGTGGGCCTCTGCCTCGTGCGGGCTGCCGAGCATGGCTGGGTGTCGATCGACAGCGTCGTGCTGAGCTGCCGGGCGATGGGGCGTGGGGTCGAGCATGCCATGCTGAATCACGTGAAGCAGCGTCACGTCGCGGAGGGCGGAGCGGCGGGATTGACGGCGCGCTTCATCCCGACGAAGAAGAACGCCCCGGCGGCCGGCTATTTCGAGAGCGAGGGGTTTCGGGTGACCGAGCGCGCTGCCGACGGCATGACCGACTACGTCCTCGACACGGCCTCGTGCCGGCCGACTCCATGCGACTGGATCCAGGTGACTGACCGTGACCGCACCGATTGACGACCGGCTCAAGGCGATCCTTGCCGAAGTGCTCGAAGTACGCCCGGCCGCCATCGCGGACGACTTCAGCCGCGACAGCACGCCCAACTGGGACTCGCTCGGCCACCTCACCCTCGTTTCCACGCTCGAGTCGGAGTTCGGCGTCACGTTCGGCATGGCTGAAATGCTCGAGCTCACGAGCTATCGCCGGATCCGGGACGCCCTGGCGAAGCATATGGCGGCCTGAGCGCCGGCGCGATGCCGGAATTCGACAAGTCCAAATCCATCCGCGGCATCCTCGGCGATCCGCGCGGGTCCGCGTTTCGGACCTACCGCCGGCTCACGGTAGGCAATATCGGCCTGCCCGGGTTTCTCGCCTGCGAAATCCTCATGTCATCGCTCGGCCCGCTGCCCGGCGCGCTCGGGCTCGTGCTCCGGCGCCGGTGCTATCGGCGGCTCTTCGGGCGCTTCGGGAAGGGCGTCATCATCGGGCGCAACTGCACCTTCCGCCATCCGCGCAGAATCCATCTCGGCGACGGCGTCGTGATCGATGACAACTGCCTCATCGACGCGCGCGGCGCCGAGGACAAGGGCATCGTGCTCGGCGCCGGTGTCATGTTGAATCGCAATGCGTCGCTGCAATCGAAGCAGGGCGACATCGTGATCGGCGACCGGGTGAGCATCGGGGCCAACAGCCAGTTCGTCTCGTGGGCGGGTATCGAGATCGGCGCCGACGCGGCCGTCGCGGGCGGCTGCTACATCAGCGCGGGCAGCTACGATCCGGCGGACATGGGCCGGCCGATCGCCGAGCGGAAGCCGTCAACGGCGGGGCCGGTCGTGATCGGTGAGAACGCGTGGCTCGCGACGCGGGTGACGGTGCTCGATGCCGTCACGATCGGAGCGGGCACCATCGTGTCAGCGGGGTCGGTGGTAAGCCGGAGCCTCGAGCCGATGGTGGTCGCGCACGGCAACCCGGCCAAGGTGGTCTTCCGGGCGCGCTGAGGCGCGCTAACTCCCCTCGGCGCCCGCCGGTGCGGCTGCCACGTCGCCCGGCCGGCGGGTGGGCTCCCAGATCGGATTCTGCTCGCGCCGGAGTGCCTGCATCCAGGCGGCGAGCCCCGCCACGTTGACGGCGACGACGTAGCCGCAGATCGCGAACGCGCGGGGCACCGGGCGGCCTGAGGGCCACGCGAGCGCGTAAATGCCCAGCGCGCTCACCACCGCGGAGATGAAGAGGAGCACCGAGGCGACCAGAGAGCCCGGGCTCGACAGCGCCAGCCCGATAAACGCGCCCGGCAGCGTGAGGTGCACCAGCCAGCGGCAGAGCTTGTGGCTCGCGAGCATCCAGGAAAACCAGCCGTAGCGCACCGGGTTCAAGAGCGACCGCTTATACCACAGCGTGTCGAGTCCGCGCGCCATCGTGCGCACTTTGCGGCGCAATTCGCTGCGGAGCGACGTCGTGCGCGGCACGAGGCAGACGGCGGCGTCCACCGAAACCGTACGGAAACCCCGCTCGCGCGCGCGGAGCGGGGCAGCAAAGTCTCGGCTCAGGGCGGCGGGAAAAAGCAGGTCCACCAGCTCACGGCGGATGGCGTAGAAGCAACCGCTTGCGCCGACGATCGACCCGGCCCGCGTCTCGAGCGAGCGGAGCCACATTTCGTATCCGACGTAGCCCGACTCGCCGCTGTTGCCCTCCTCACTCAGCTTGCCGACGCTCCGGTCGCGGCCCGAGGCCACGCCCACCGTCGGATCCTGGAATGCACGAATGAGGGGCCTGAGCGAGCCCGGAAGAATGCGGATGGTCGCGTCGGTGTTGACTACGATCTCGCCGCGGAGGTGGGGCGCCGCCGCGTTCTCCGCCGCCGTCTTGCCCGCCCGTTTGGGCAGGCGGAGGAGCTCGACGCCGCGGTCGGCAAACGTCCGCACGATGGCGTCGGTGCCGTCGGACGATGCGTCGGAGACGACGAGGATCTGGCGGCGCTCCGCCGGATAGTCGAGCGCGAGCAGGCTTTCGAGCGTGGCGCCGATCGACCCAGCCTCGTTGTACGCGGGAAGCGAGATGCTGATGCTGGGCCACTCGGCGGGATCGAAGGGTTCGGGAGCGGCGGGCCGGAATGCGGCCAGAACGCGGAGCAGCGCGGGGTAGCCGAGATAGGCGTAGAGGGCGAGTGCGGCGGGCAGCGCGATGAGAAAAAGTGCCACCACCCTCATCGCGCGACGCTCCGGTAAATCTCGGCGTATCTCTCGACCCAGGGTGCGAGCCCGCGCTCGGTGCGCAGGCGTTCGACGGCCGCCGTGGCGCGGTGGCGCGCGGCCAGCGGGTTGCCGGCGACGGCATCGAGTGCCTCCGCTAGCCCGGCGGGATCCTCACTCGCGACGAGCAACGCTTCGCTGCCCGAGACCACGTCGGGCACCCCGCCCACGGC is a window of Gemmatimonadales bacterium DNA encoding:
- a CDS encoding HAD-IIIC family phosphatase; translation: MRGTERTSGGLAAAAASWDELVAANRAADATALSPVSIRRLAREARRLAPADQVRIAYLGDITFDPLPEFVAGVGVASGFAAAGYVAPFKQYVQELMTPGAGLRTFDPHVIVLVLTLRELCPEVALRGSRLSADQLKQAAASVLDTVTACVERALAGSSASLLVGNFAPPSGHLLGLADQKREFGEAEFYAEVNLELARRLRREARVQILDLDQLTAYAGRAKVWDPRLYYLAKMPWRESFLPLLAEQIVRQSKVALGRLRKCLVLDLDNTLWGGIVGEAGPDGIKVGPGDPEGEAFFDFQSRVRALKDRGIILALCSKNNPADVQEAFARRTEMPLTLDDFAAMEIGWEMKHLGLERIAQRLNIGLDSLVFCDDNPAECELVRQMLPQVEVLELPKDPAQFPALLDRVHGFDRLVLSDEDLERARQYRENAQRGEARGAFTDLGAYLASLGTTMSVGRATPAELSRAHQLFAKTNQFNTTTRRYSLAEVERFLSDPRGALYTVRVSDRFGDLGLVGLCLVRAAEHGWVSIDSVVLSCRAMGRGVEHAMLNHVKQRHVAEGGAAGLTARFIPTKKNAPAAGYFESEGFRVTERAADGMTDYVLDTASCRPTPCDWIQVTDRDRTD
- a CDS encoding acyl carrier protein, with the protein product MTAPIDDRLKAILAEVLEVRPAAIADDFSRDSTPNWDSLGHLTLVSTLESEFGVTFGMAEMLELTSYRRIRDALAKHMAA
- a CDS encoding acyltransferase, whose translation is MPEFDKSKSIRGILGDPRGSAFRTYRRLTVGNIGLPGFLACEILMSSLGPLPGALGLVLRRRCYRRLFGRFGKGVIIGRNCTFRHPRRIHLGDGVVIDDNCLIDARGAEDKGIVLGAGVMLNRNASLQSKQGDIVIGDRVSIGANSQFVSWAGIEIGADAAVAGGCYISAGSYDPADMGRPIAERKPSTAGPVVIGENAWLATRVTVLDAVTIGAGTIVSAGSVVSRSLEPMVVAHGNPAKVVFRAR
- a CDS encoding glycosyltransferase family 2 protein — translated: MRVVALFLIALPAALALYAYLGYPALLRVLAAFRPAAPEPFDPAEWPSISISLPAYNEAGSIGATLESLLALDYPAERRQILVVSDASSDGTDAIVRTFADRGVELLRLPKRAGKTAAENAAAPHLRGEIVVNTDATIRILPGSLRPLIRAFQDPTVGVASGRDRSVGKLSEEGNSGESGYVGYEMWLRSLETRAGSIVGASGCFYAIRRELVDLLFPAALSRDFAAPLRARERGFRTVSVDAAVCLVPRTTSLRSELRRKVRTMARGLDTLWYKRSLLNPVRYGWFSWMLASHKLCRWLVHLTLPGAFIGLALSSPGSLVASVLLFISAVVSALGIYALAWPSGRPVPRAFAICGYVVAVNVAGLAAWMQALRREQNPIWEPTRRPGDVAAAPAGAEGS